ATGCGGCGGCCACCAAGCCGTTCGGATTCATGAAGTTCACCCCGGGCCCCGGGCTGGGTGGGCATTGCATTCCGCTGGACCCGCACTATCTGTCCTGGAAGATGCGCACCCTCGAGTTCCGCACGCGGCTGATCGAGCTCGCGAGCGAGATCAACGCCGAGATGCCCAGGTTCGTGCTGCGTAAGATCGCCGACGCGCTGAACGCGAGCGGCAAGCCCTTGAAGGGTAGCCGGGTACTGTTGTTGGGCGTCAGCTACAAGAAGGACATCGACGACCTGCGAGAGAGTCCAGCGTTGGAGTTGATCCGCCTCCTGGCCCAGAAGGAGGCCAGGGTTAGCTTTCACGACCCGTTCGTGCCCACTATTTCGGGCGACGATGTCGGCGTGGACGGGTTCGACCCTCTGTGGTCGTCTGAGCTTGGTCCGGAGACGCTCGAGTCGGCCGACGTAGTGGTCGTCGTGACCGATCACACGGACATCGACTACGACATGGTCGGGCGGTTGGCGTCGACCCTGGTGGACACGCGAGGCGCGATGCGTCGCCGCGGCGCGCCGCCCATCGAGGACGAGGCTGGACTGGCCAAGGCTCTTGCGGGAGACGGGAATGGGAGTTGACGCCGTGGAGCAGCGGGCCGACGTGAGGCCCAACATCGCCCGGGGCAGGGAAGCGTTCGGCCGTGGTGACTACGTGACCGCGCTGGACGAATTCAGCGGCGTCGTGGAGCAGCAGCCCCAGTACGCGGACGTCCATCAACTCATGGGACTCTGTCTCTGCCTGCTCGGACAGCCGGAGGCGGGACTCCAGTCTTTTGGCCACGCTCTGCGCATCAACCCGAATTACGTGGAGGCCTTGCTCAACAAGGCGATTACGCTGAGCGAGCTGGGCGAATTCGAGGCCGCGACCGAGTCCTTCGAAGCCGCCCGGCAAAGCGAGTACGCGGGCGCTGGGCGTTTTTCGAGCGCAGTGGCCAACCGCCTCGCGGAGGCGCACGCCGAGCTGGGCGATCGCTACCTCGAGGCGGGCGACGTGGAGGAAGCCCTGCGCCAGTTCGGGCGAGCGGTGGATCTGCGCCCGACCTATCCGGACCTGCGCACGAGACTGGCGGAGGCGTATCTGAGAAGCGGCGACCTGGACGCAGCAGAGCGGGAGTTGGATCGCGCCGTCGAAGAGCGACCCGCGTTCGTGCGTGCGCGCGCGGCGCGCGGCCTCCTGTACCTGCGCCGGGGCGAGCGGGATCGGGCCCGCCGGGAGTGGATTCGCTGTCAGGGTGACGCACCCGACGACGCACTGGTCCGTGCCTATCTGTCCATTCTGGAAGCCGCGCGGGCGTAGTGAAAAGCTGGCGCTGGCTCGTGGCGGGGGCGTGGCTCCTGGTCGGCTGCGGCGAGGACGAAGGTGCCTTGGCGCGCGGCCACGCGCTGTGGGCGGACTCGGCGTACGGCGGCGCCCTGGCCGAGTACCGGCTGGCGTTCAGCCAGGACGACGACGACGCCGAGAAGGCGGCGTTCGTGGCACACGCGTTCGCGGTGGATGGTCAGCTCGATCGTGCCCGCGCGGCCTACGAACGCCTGCTGGTCATGGCCCCGTCCTACGAGGGCCAGGCCGTGTTCGACTTTCTAACGCTGGCTCGCCGATCGCTGGCCCGCGGAGACGTGCACGGACTCGCGCGCGGAGTAGAGGCCGCGGTGGCGATCCGCCCCGGCGCTTGGCCGCAGGATCTGGCCGAGCCGCTGGCGCGTTACTATGCCGATTCAGGTGATCGCGAACGCGCAGCGGAGTTCTACGAACTCGCGCTGGTGCGAGCTGACCCGGACTCGGCCGTCGCGATCATGCTCGAACTGGGGCGGCTGCGGGAGGAGCTCGGGCGGTGCGAGGACGCGCTGCCGTACTTCGAGGCCTACG
The DNA window shown above is from Gemmatimonadota bacterium and carries:
- a CDS encoding tetratricopeptide repeat protein; translated protein: MKSWRWLVAGAWLLVGCGEDEGALARGHALWADSAYGGALAEYRLAFSQDDDDAEKAAFVAHAFAVDGQLDRARAAYERLLVMAPSYEGQAVFDFLTLARRSLARGDVHGLARGVEAAVAIRPGAWPQDLAEPLARYYADSGDRERAAEFYELALVRADPDSAVAIMLELGRLREELGRCEDALPYFEAYERQGETGDLASEARWRRSNCSFELATEAHEAGRLTVALELLETVTDLGVPATIQDQAWFLRGEILFAIGDAEAALEAYRTVLDLNPARTGQLVRRTQRRIDQIRFGDSD
- a CDS encoding tetratricopeptide repeat protein, which codes for MGVDAVEQRADVRPNIARGREAFGRGDYVTALDEFSGVVEQQPQYADVHQLMGLCLCLLGQPEAGLQSFGHALRINPNYVEALLNKAITLSELGEFEAATESFEAARQSEYAGAGRFSSAVANRLAEAHAELGDRYLEAGDVEEALRQFGRAVDLRPTYPDLRTRLAEAYLRSGDLDAAERELDRAVEERPAFVRARAARGLLYLRRGERDRARREWIRCQGDAPDDALVRAYLSILEAARA